The Archocentrus centrarchus isolate MPI-CPG fArcCen1 chromosome 7, fArcCen1, whole genome shotgun sequence genome window below encodes:
- the camkvl gene encoding caM kinase-like vesicle-associated, like, with amino-acid sequence MPFGCLALRDGRNYDTISDVTDKYEFGQVLRAKEFCELCLAKDRQTDKVFVCKKFLKKDGRKVRKAAKNEIMILKLVNHPNILQLIDTFETRKEYFIIQELATGGDVFDWILDQGNYTERDASNVIRQVLEAVAYLHSLNIVHRNLKLENLMYYTENNHNKVVLRDFYLSRFENGPITEPCGTPEYLAPEVVARHRYGRPVDCWAVGVIMFILLSGNPPFYDETEEENTDLHNRIIFCRIVAGDFEFDSPYWDDISPAAKELVCRLMEVDQMLRITAQDALYHEWIAGNGASEKNLKDGVCAQFEKNFAKAKWRELKKAIRVTTFMQRLKNSEALIDSSAEVQASEEAGDGEGGVSQGTSDEGDKGTSDGGVTSSSVSLEVTIESMPSGLDQNKETAKAGEKQEEVKIHVSPSVGTSPSDIEDPICQSNAVPRCALEQPDKVGAKKGAGDGTRKMAANLGQNKVAPEFKQMPAVSPEASKLLDNSSGINLDKKHISSSPDPSSKRKMAATLYGPSHTATTVASASPVKRPATQSEHKDETDGSWCQTQVPEAVAEGSVRAPVAPAVGQGTGVDGGLGVRLRGDASPVDRQDRNARRTDRYSAEFSIARAGTTPGQACYAIGSSASLGRHATPYNPEVGAVGMGMAGSYGSPYSSLYTSGGGVGRYGTGLPHSGGSSTSSDWQMDSVIEQIEKQMAAVLEKIEGDMPSLLEQISDCPAEQPRARSTHASPATSRARPSQRSTATATVTPPPLPTSPRPALPSLPRISIPPPAYPPPSPPTEASPQPMGEQEDRDGHGAPAHSSQSPRPGIGRGL; translated from the exons ATGCCATTTGGGTGCCTTGCCCTGCGAGATGGGCGAAATTATGACACAATATCTGATGTCACAGACAAATATGAGTTTGGACAAGTCCTGCGAGC GAAGGAGTTCTGTGAGCTGTGCCTGGCAAAGGACAGACAAACGGACAAGGTGTTTGTCTGCAAGAAATTCCTCAAGAAAGATGGCAGGAAAGTCCGCAAGGCTGCCAAGAACGAAATCATGATCTTGAAACT GGTGAACCATCCAAACATCCTTCAGCTGATTGATACATTTGAGACCCGGAAGGAATACTTCATCATCCAGGAGCT tgcCACAGGAGGAGATGTATTTGACTGGATTCTGGACCAAGGGAACTACACAGAGAGAGATGCTTCCAATGTCATCAGACAAGTCCTCGAGGCTGTGGCATACTTACACTCCCTCAACATAGTTCACAGGAACCTGAAG cTGGAAAACCTGATGTACTACACAGAAAACAACCATAACAAAGTAGTTTTGCGAGATTTCTACTTGTCCAGATTTGAGAATGGACCCATCACAGAGCCATGTGGAACACCAGAATACCTAG CTCCTGAAGTGGTGGCTCGTCACCGATATGGCCGTCCTGTGGACTGTTGGGCTGTGGGTGTCATCATGTTTATACT CTTATCAGGTAACCCTCCCTTTTATGATGaaacagaggaggaaaacaCAGATCTACATAACCGCATCATCTTCTGTCGTATTGTTGCTGGGGATTTTGAGTTTGATTCTCCTTACTGGGATGACATTTCACCTGCAG CTAAGGAGCTTGTCTGTCGTCTGATGGAAGTGGACCAGATGCTGAGAATCACAGCACAAGATGCGCTTTACCATGAGTG GATTGCAGGGAATGGTGCATCAGAAAAAAACCTGAAGGATGGTGTGTGTGCCCAGTTTGAGAAGAACTTCGCAAAAGCCAAATGGCGG GAATTAAAG AAAGCAATCCGTGTCACCACCTTCATGCAACGGCTGAAGAATTCAGAAGCACTGATTGATAGTTCAGCTGAGGTTCAGGCCAGTGAAGAGGCAGGAGACGGTGAAGGGGGCGTTTCACAGGGAACAAGTGATGAGGGAGACAAAGGGACCAGTGATGGTGGGGTGACATCAAGTAGTGTTTCTTTAGAGGTTACCATTGAGAGTATGCCCTCAGGTTTGGACCAGAATAAAGAGACAGCTAAGGCAGGAGAAAAACAAGAGGAGGTAAAGATTCACGTAAGCCCATCTGTAGGAACTTCCCCGTCAGATATTGAGGACCCTATCTGTCAATCAAATGCAGTCCCCAGATGTGCCCTGGAGCAGCCTGACAAGGTTGGTGCTAAGAAAGGAGCAGGTGATGGAACCAGGAAAATGGCTGCAAATTTGGGTCAGAATAAAGTTGCTCCAGAATTTAAACAGATGCCTGCAGTGAGCCCTGAGGCCTCAAAGCTATTAGACAATTCTTCGGGCATTAATCTTGACAAAAAGCATATATCATCCTCCCCTGATCCCAGCAGCAAACGTAAAATGGCTGCAACGCTTTATGGCCCTTCACACACAGCAACCACTGTTGCATCAGCCTCACCAGTGAAGAGACCAGCCACACAAAGTGAGCATAAGGATGAGACTGACGGAAGCTGGTGTCAGACACAAGTACCTGAAGCAGTGGCAGAGGGGTCAGTGAGGGCACCAGTTGCTCCAGCAGTGGGGCAGGGTACAGGGGTGGATGGAGGACTAGGAGTTAGGCTACGGGGTGATGCTAGTCCAGTAGATAGGCAGGATAGGAATGCCAGAAGAACAGACAGATACAGTGCTGAGTTTAGTATAGCCAGGGCAGGCACTACACCAGGACAGGCTTGTTATGCGATTGGCAGCTCTGCTAGTTTAGGCCGCCATGCCACACCATACAATCCAGAGGTTGGGGCTGTGGGAATGGGGATGGCTGGAAGCTATGGGAGTCCATACAGTTCCCTGTATACGAGTGGAGGAGGGGTAGGGAGATATGGAACAGGGCTACCGCACAGTGGGGGGAGCAGCACTTCAAGTGACTGGCAAATGGACAGTGTGATCGAGCAGATAGAAAAGCAAATGGCTGCAGTGCTGGAGAAAATTGAGGGAGACATGCCCTCACTCCTAGAGCAAATCAGTGACTGTCCTGCTGAGCAACCTCGAGCCAGGAGCACGCATGCCTCTCCTGCCACCTCTCGTGCACGCCCCTCACAGCGGTCCACAGCTACAGCCACTGTCACTCCTCCACCACTTCCTACCTCTCCCAGACCTGCGTTACCATCTCTCCCTCGCATTAGTATTCCTCCTCCTGCCTATCCCCCACCATCTCCACCAACAGAAGCCTCACCCCAGCCTATGGGAGAGCAGGAAGACAGGGATGGACACGGGGCTCCTGCTCATTCCAGCCAGTCACCAAGACCTGGAATAGGCAGGGGACTATGA